The nucleotide sequence CGCTGGTGCCGCTCACCGCCATGACGGTCGCCGAGGTGCTGCGGAGGGCCGCGCAGAAGACCGCACTCGTCATCGCGTTCGCGGCGCTGATCGCCGACCAGTTCCTGGGATCCAACATCGCCACGATCGTGATGTTCACCGACGTGGTCTACGCCGCGACGCTGTACGGGCCCGTCCGCCAGGCCCGCCGGCTCGCGTCTGTCTCCGTCTTCGCGACCGTCGTCGCGGCGGTCGCGGGCGTGGGTCTCGCGCGCGACGCCAAGGGGCTCATCGTCGGCGTCTTCGCGGGCCTGGTGACCCTCATGCCGTGGTGGACCGGCTGGACGATCCGCACCCACCGCGACGAGGCCGCGGCCGAGCGGCTGCGTGCCGAACAGACCGCGCTGCTGGCCGAGTTGGACCGGCGATCCGCGGTGGAACAGGAACGCGCGCGCATGGCACGCGAGTTGCACGACGTGGTGGCGAACCACCTGTCGGCGATCGCGATCCACTCGACCGCCGCGATGTCCGTCGCGAAAGGCGACCCCGAGGCCACGGCGCGGGCACTGGCGGTGATCCGGGAGAGCAGCGTGCAAGGGCTCGCCGAGATGCGCCGCCTGATCGGGCTGCTGCGCGGTACGGGCGGCGGTGGCGGCGGCGAGGCGGCGCCCGGCGACCGCGAGGGCGCCGAGGCCGCGGTGCCGCGCCTGGACTCGCTGGACGCCCTGGTCGCCCGGGCCTCGCGCAGCGGCGCCGACAACGGGCTGCGCTGCACGTTGGACGACCGCAGGCCGGGCGGCGAGCAGGTCCCGGCGCCCGTCGAGCTGGCGGCGTTCCGGATCGTGCAGGAGTCCCTGACCAACGCGCTCAAACACGCCGCGCCGGGCACGGTGACCGTACGCCTGGAGAGTTCGGCGACCGCGTTGCTGGTCGGTGTGGAGAGCCCGTACGCTCCTGCCCCCGGCGGGCCGCGCGCCCCCGGCGCCGGTGCCGGTCTGGTCGGCATGCGCGAGCGCGCCTCGCTGCTGGGCGGGACGTTCGCCGCCGGGCCGTCGCCGGGGGAGGGCATGTGGCGGGTACGAGCGGAGCTGCCGCTGTGCGACGCGGAGGGATGACGTGGCGACGCGGGCGCCCGGGGGTGCGGGGCGTGCGGCGCGACGCGTCCGGCAGCCCGACGCGGGGGCGCGAGACCCGGCGGGGCCCACCCATCCCGACCCATCCCGACCACCTGCCCGGGCTTCCCGTGTCCCGGGCACCGCCGCGACCCGGCTGATCCCGGGGACACCGGGCTCGCCGCCCCGGTTTGCCCCGCCCCGGCCGAGCCACCCCGTGACC is from Yinghuangia sp. ASG 101 and encodes:
- a CDS encoding sensor histidine kinase, coding for MARGRPHRHDVMIAAAGLVSGIVLLLVGVIADYTGLPLAWTLVPLTAMTVAEVLRRAAQKTALVIAFAALIADQFLGSNIATIVMFTDVVYAATLYGPVRQARRLASVSVFATVVAAVAGVGLARDAKGLIVGVFAGLVTLMPWWTGWTIRTHRDEAAAERLRAEQTALLAELDRRSAVEQERARMARELHDVVANHLSAIAIHSTAAMSVAKGDPEATARALAVIRESSVQGLAEMRRLIGLLRGTGGGGGGEAAPGDREGAEAAVPRLDSLDALVARASRSGADNGLRCTLDDRRPGGEQVPAPVELAAFRIVQESLTNALKHAAPGTVTVRLESSATALLVGVESPYAPAPGGPRAPGAGAGLVGMRERASLLGGTFAAGPSPGEGMWRVRAELPLCDAEG